The window CGCGCGTGCGCCCGAGCGGGCTTGCCACGTAGTCGAAATCATCGGCTGTAGCACCAAGGATGCGCGCCAGAACCTTGCCGTTGCCGACCGCCTGCTGGCGGCCGAAATCATTGAGCGGAATGTCTTTCTGGCCCTGAAGCCGGCGTATCGCATTCCAGTCCGTTTGTCCGTGCCGGATCACATAGACGAGCAAGGCGATACCCCGTTCTTACACTTTTCAGGCTTAGTCCTTGACCACCGAAATGTCAGGCGCATCCACCGCCTTCATGCCGATAGTGTGGTAACCGGAATCCACATGGTGGATTTCGCCGGTCACGCCAGTCGAAAGGTCGGACAGAAGGTACAGCGCCGACTTGCCGACTTCCTCGATGGAAACTGTACGCTTCAGCGGCGCATTATATTCGTTCCATTTCAGAATGTAACGGAAGTCGCCGATGCCGGAAGCGGCAAGCGTCTTGATCGGGCCGGCGGAAACGGCGTTGACGCGGATGCCGCGATTGCCGAGGTCGACGGCGAGATAACGCACGCTGGCCTCGAGTGCGGCCTTGGCCACGCCCATGACGTTGTAGTTCGGCATGACCTTCTCGGCGCCGTAATAGGTCAGCGTGACGATCGAGCCGCCGTCATTCATGACAGGCTCGGCACGCTTGGCAACGGCGGCCAGCGAGAAGACGGAAATGTCCATGGTGCGGTTGAAATTGTCGCGGCTAGTGTCGAGATAACGGCCGGTCAACTCGTCCTTGTCGGAGAAAGCGATGGCGTGCACGACGAAGTCGATCTTGCCCCAGTGCTTTTCCAGCCCGGCAAAAACCGCATCGATCGTCTCGAGATCGGTCACGTCACAGTGGCCGGCCATGAATGCACCGAGTTCCTGCGCCAAGGGCTCGACGCGCTTCTTCAGCGCATCGCCCTGCCAGGTGAGTGCGAGTTCCGCGCCTGCGTCCGCGCAAGCCTTGGCAATGCCCCAAGCGATTGAACGATTATTGGCGACGCCCATGATGAGGCCGCGTTTGCCAGCCATGAGGCCGGATGCCTGAGCCATTTTATGCTCCCTGATACTTTCGATTGATCCTGCCTATGGCATAGGCTGCAATCCTGTTCAAGATTGCCAAAGATCATCAACTGTTAGGGAGCGTAACAAAGGGTGCGTTGTCCCGGCTATTCGCAAAACTTTCATAAATAAAGGCCTTCGCGCATGTGCCGCATGAGATCGGTCACCTTTTCATCCGGCTTTTCAAGCAGGACGATGCGCAATTCGATGACGAGATCGCCAGATTCCCCCTTGCCGTCGGCAAGGCCTTTGCCGGCGAGCCTCAGCACGCGGTCCGAACCGGACCAGGCCGGAATGCTGAGACTTTCCTCGCCCAGCGGCGTCTTCACCTTCGTTTCGCAACCCAGAACCGCATCGCTGAGCGAGATCGGCAAAGTTGTGTGAATATCGAAGCCACGAACGGAAAAAGCGTCATCGCGGGCGGCGAGCAATGTCACGGCAAGATCGCCACGCGCCATGTTGGGAAGCTTCAGCCCCTGTCCCTTCAGCCGCACCACATGACCGTCCGTCATGCCCGGCTCAAGCTGAAAACGGGCTTCCCTTTCCTCTGCAAGCGCAACCGTAATCCATTTGCGCTCAAGAAGATCGGCGACGGTGACGGTGGCTTCCGCAGTGATATCGGGCGCTTTTTCGGGCGTTGGCTGCGCGGGCCGGAAACGGCGAACCAGCGCGCTGAAAAGATTGGCGGCAAGCGAGGTGGGGGCGGATTTGTCGTCACCTGTGACGGGTTGCGCCGTTTCACCGGCGCCCGGCACGTCGCCTCTCGCGCCTTGTGCCGCAGCTTTCGCGGCTTCCGCCGCCTGCTGCACCTTCGGGTCGTTCTGTGCCTCTGCACCGAAAATCCGCTCGACGATATCTTCGGCGGTTTCCGCCCTGGCGTCGGTCTTCTGGCCGGTCTGCGCCCGGTTGCGGGCGTCGGCGCGGGCCAGTTCCTCCATCAGCTTCTCGGCCGCCTT is drawn from Agrobacterium tumefaciens and contains these coding sequences:
- the fabI gene encoding enoyl-ACP reductase FabI translates to MAQASGLMAGKRGLIMGVANNRSIAWGIAKACADAGAELALTWQGDALKKRVEPLAQELGAFMAGHCDVTDLETIDAVFAGLEKHWGKIDFVVHAIAFSDKDELTGRYLDTSRDNFNRTMDISVFSLAAVAKRAEPVMNDGGSIVTLTYYGAEKVMPNYNVMGVAKAALEASVRYLAVDLGNRGIRVNAVSAGPIKTLAASGIGDFRYILKWNEYNAPLKRTVSIEEVGKSALYLLSDLSTGVTGEIHHVDSGYHTIGMKAVDAPDISVVKD
- a CDS encoding DnaJ domain-containing protein, which translates into the protein MRDPYSILGVKRDARHEEIKAAWRTKAKTVHPDANRDDPDASARFAEIGQAYDLLKDPKKRDLYDQARRAAEKKQRGETIMQQREAAREAAERAKAAEKLMEELARADARNRAQTGQKTDARAETAEDIVERIFGAEAQNDPKVQQAAEAAKAAAQGARGDVPGAGETAQPVTGDDKSAPTSLAANLFSALVRRFRPAQPTPEKAPDITAEATVTVADLLERKWITVALAEEREARFQLEPGMTDGHVVRLKGQGLKLPNMARGDLAVTLLAARDDAFSVRGFDIHTTLPISLSDAVLGCETKVKTPLGEESLSIPAWSGSDRVLRLAGKGLADGKGESGDLVIELRIVLLEKPDEKVTDLMRHMREGLYL